ACGAATCGCAGAATTGCTAAATCCGGGAGGTGTGTTCAGTCCGGTTCCAACTGCAGTGCCTCCCATATTGAGTTCTTTCAGATCTATCATTGCCCTGTGAAGGCGCTGGAATCCAAGTTTTAGCATTCGTGAATATCCGCTGAATTCCTGCCCAAGTGTGACCGGAACAGCATCTTGAAGATGGGTTCTCCCGGGTTTGACAATTTCCATATATTCATCAGATTTTGAGTCAATTTCCTTTTGAAGGGACCGCAACGCCGGGACAAGCACGTTCGCCAGTGTTTCCGTTGCAGCAATATGTATTGCAGTATGTGTGGTGTCATTGGAGGATTGCGACATGTTTACATGGTCATTGGGATTAATGATATCATATCTTCCTTTTCCAAACCCAAGTAATTCTAATGCCCGGTTTGCAATGACTTCATTGGCATTCATATTCTGGGAAGTTCCTGCACCCGATTGGAACGCATCCAGTACAAACTGGTCATCAAACTTTCCTTCCCGCACTTCTGAAGCAGCTTTATAGATAGCTTCCCCGATTAGATGTTCGAGTTTTCCTGTTTCCATATTGGCTCTTGCGGATGCCATTTTGATAGCTGCTTGCGCCTTGATGAATACCGGGGGTAGTCTCTGTCCGCTAACCCTGAAATTTTCCACTGCCCGGGTTGTCTGGGGGCCGTAGTAAACATCATCTGGCACCTCCACATTCCCGAGAGTATCTTTTTCAACCCTTGCCATTTGCTCACCTTTTAAATGATGTTTTGTGCCACTCTGATATTGAATTTAAAGACTTGAATAACGAAAAACACCAAACTCCCTATAAATTTTGCTCCTTATTTCTTATAAGGATATGGTCATGAACAACTGACCAAGAATTAAAAAAGAGGAGGAAAGATGATAATGGAAACCCGTTATCATCCTTCGATATAGTTTACTTTTTCCTGTCTGTTGCCAAAGCCTTTCAGCCCTGCAAAAAGTGCAATGTAGTACCCAGCATACGAGAATACTTCCAGCAGTGATGGGTTTCCATTGTATCCAAAGAGAGATTTCAGGATTGAACCGCCAAGTCCATTTTCATCAATTATGTTGTTCATATCCCACACATGTTCAATGACAATTGGAATTACTCCTGCTTCCTGAAGTTCATGGACGCCATGTGCTGCAAGTCCTGCTGCAAAGAGGATAAGGAATATTGTTGTGATGTTGAAGAACGTACTCAGGTGTGTATGCTTTGAGAACTTGAACACACTGTATGCGAGCACCAGTGAGGCTCCAAGCCCAAGCAGTCCGCCGTAGAGTACTTGGCTTCCATCGGTTCCGGTTGCTGCTGCCCCAAGGAAAAGGGTTGTTTCAATTCCTTCCCTGAAAACCGAAAAAAATGCAAGCCCGAAAAGACCATATGCCTTAGTGGATTTTGCCTTTTCCTCAATATTTGCAGCAATGTTGTGCTTTTCCCTGCTCATCCACACAATTACGTACGTAATGACAGCGACTGCGAGCAGCATAACCACGCCTTCAAAGATCTCTTCATTTCTTCCTTCAAACTGTATTGAGAGGAGATTGAAAAGGACTGCAAGGATTGCACTGAGTCCAATACCAACTCCTGCACCAGAATAAACATATTTTTGGAGATCAAGCTTTCCAGTTTGTACAAGATAAGCCAGAATAATTCCTATGATCAGGAATGCTTCAAGCCCTTCCCTGAATGTTATCATGAAACTTGTGAACATTTTTCATCACCGTTTTTAGGCAAACCTAACTTAGGTGGTACGAAACTGACCTAATGTTATATAAATGTTTTTAGGGATGCCTAAAATGAAGTCTATAATCAAATGGTTTATATGATTGCTGAGGAAAACAATTAGATGTGAAAGTACAAAATGCATAATTGGTACAATTCACGATCACAGGAGTGGAATAAAATGAAAGTGTTAGGTATTGTCGGAAGTCCCCGGAAGAAAGGTAATACTGATATCCTGGTTCAGCAGGTTTTAGACGGTGCAATAGAAGCCGGTGCTGAAGCTGAAAAAATTTACATCAATGATCTGGATTTTAAAGGCTGTCAGGGATGTGGCTTTTGTAACTATCAGGATCATTGCAAACTTGAAGACGATATGACTCCGGTTTATGATAAGATAAAAGAAGCAGATGGATTTGTGTTTGGTTCTCCTATTTACTTTGCTCAATTCACCGGTCAGATGCGCCTTTTCCTTGACAGGTGCTATGCTCTTTCGGATGCAGATCTAAAACCACGGGTTGAAGCGGGGAAAAAAGCAATTCTCGTTGGATCACAGGGTTTTGAGGATGATTCTGTTTACAAGGGAGTATTTGATGAGTTTGCCGAGCAGCTGCTAACCTATGTGGGAATTGAAGTGAAAGATATTTTCATAGGCGCAGATGTGAACCTTCCCGGTGAGGTTCGAAAAAACCATGAACTCATGGACAAGGCAAAAGCTGCCGGCCTTGAATTATTTAAATAAAAGCACTCATTTCCGGCTCGGGGTGTTAAATCACCCCGGGTTTTTTGTTTTCACGCGCCCTTTCAACAACTGATTTGATTCTTTTGGCACGCGTCTCTTCCCTTTTTGCATCAAGTACCCACCGAATATAATTTTTCTGATAGCTTGGAGCAAAAGCCGAAAAATTCTCCCATGCTTTTTCATAATTCATGAGCTCTTTTTTCATGTCAGCAGGCATAGTAATAGGTTTTTCAGGTACAGGTTTTTCGTTGAGAGCATTGCCGAGTTTCTCAAATCCGGCTTCTGTCATTTTTCCCTGCTTGATCATGTTCCGGGCAATTTCTTTGTTTGCTTCCGACCAGACACTTCCTTCTTTCCGGGGTGTGAATCTCTCGGCGTACTTTTCCTCGTCAATCTTTTTTACGCGGCTGTCTATCCAGCCAAAACAGATTGCTTCTTCCAGGGCTTCGGTGTAAGAGAATCTGCTTTTTCCGGTATCTTTTTTGTAAAAGATCAGCCAGATTTCTGTCTTCCTCGAATGGTTTGCTTCAAGCCAGTTTCTCCATTCTTTAATGGATTCAACTTCTAAGGTATTCATGAAAGTAGATTTGAGTTGATTCGTTTATTATGGTTTGGCTTACTTAGAGACAATTTCAATAAGGTTTAAATCTAAAAGGCTAGAGAAATTCCATTTTAATCCCATTTGAAACGCTATTGGTGATGAGGCATTAGGATTAACTCTTCAGTTTCTTCAAAACGAAAACCATTATATAGTATACAAGTGTATTCATTTGTATTCAATAGCATTGTATTGCATCATGAATTTAATCTTACTACATACTGAAAGGAGATACAACATGAGAACAATAGAAAAATCCTTTGTGACATTGGTTGTTCTTGCTTTGCTTCTTTTCCAGCCTATTGCGGTTAGTGCATTAACTGCCGGTGAAGCTAAACAGGCATGGTATGACGCAAAGGAGGCAACTCTTGAAGCTCAGGAAGAGCACAGGGATGCTAAACTCGCATGGGCCGAAAACAAAACCGATGAAAATAATGAAAAAGTAATTGAGACAGGGAAAGATTCCTTAAATGCAGCTCTTGATGAAGCTGAAGCCTGGCTAGTGTGGAAGAATCTTGAAGTTGAGGAAAACCCGGAAATTCCGGAAGACCTGAAAGAAACAATTCAGGAGGATGTTGACACAAATCTCGCGAAGATTGATGACTTGAGAGCAGAAGTCGACGAAGTGGAAAACCGGCTTGAACTGGGAATTGTTTTCCTGAAAATGGTTGGCAGTTATCTTGAGCTTGTTTCCGATGTTGCAAGGAATTCCGGCTTTGTTTGGGTTCATATTGCAGATGAGCATGCAGGTACCCTAGAGGAATACGAGTCAGAGCTGCGCATGATAGCAGATGACATGGACGACAATGACGAGATAATTGAGAAGCTGGATATGGCAAAATCAGAAATTGAAGATGCCCGGGAGAATATCGATAATGCTGAAGAAGAATACGAGCAAGTACGTCTTCCCGGAACTCCTCTGGTTATGTTTTCCAACGGGAACAACTATCTTCGGATTGCAAGAGGCAACATGATCACTGCTCATGGTCATCTCAATGAAGCCTATACATTAATCGTCAGGGGAGCGTGATAAAATGAAAACCACAATCCTGATTCTTGGAATCATAATGGGACTCCTGCTTGTCAGTGGATGCGCCCAGCAAACTGATATTGTTGAAGAAGGTACAACTGATGAAGTTGTTCAGGAAGAAATTCCGGAAGAGTCATCAGGGGACGAGAACCTTTCCAACGAATCAGAGGACCTTCCCATTTCACAGGAAGAACTTGATAACTTAAAAGAAGAACTTGAAGGGCTTGAGTTTGAAGATCTGGGCGGTCTTTCCGAGTAAATTCTTTCTGAATATGGCACATAGGCATGATTGTTGTCAATCAGTTTTTGAACTTGATTTCAACAATCTTTCCTCTTTTTTTGTGTAAATCTTTATCTTCCACAAATAAACCAATAAGTAAAAATACTAATCGTCTTTTTCTAAATAGAAGCTTCATTTAAAGATCCCTGAAATAGAAAATGCAAAGGAAACAAAATGGAAAACGTCCTTAAAATCGTAATAACAATTTTATTTTGCTCGCTTTTTGTTTTCACATTATATGCCTCTGACATAAGTCCATCCATGGAAGAGGAAGTGATTAGCAGTTATAACTACAGGGTTGATATAAAATCCGGTGAACCGATTTATGATGTGACATTGTATTTACCTGTACCACTTTCTGAAGATGGGAACGTTTTAACTGCAAATGATTTGACCAATATTCCATCCGGATGGAACTGCAGTATAATCAATACTTCCGAAGGACGAATGCTCATGCTAAAGGCTCCCATTATCAATCCTAATTTTCATGGTTCTCCAAATGAAAATGACGACATTGATGAGAATGTAAACTTGCAGGCTCAGACTTCTCCAAACAATATTTCTTCACCTTTTTACCATCAGGGGATTAGCATCAATAAAAATTCTGATCGTGAACTCAATACCATGAATCCTTTTGAGGGTGAACCTTTGCTTTTTCCGAGATATAGCCTGGCTAAAATGGATACGAGATCATCGGATGAACATTTTTATGTTCCTGATTTTTCATTGCATGGTTACGAAAGCAGGGTTTATACTTACTATAGAACCTCGCCAAGAAATAATGTTGAAATTCTTGTAGAAATTTCCGGTTATAATCAGTGGTGGACGTCAGGATGGACGGGAAACAAGTATACTGATCAGGTAACTATAGCTTCAACAGGTACCCAGATGGGATGGCAGAATGCCAGAGGACTTATAACTTCAGGTACAGGGAACTATCAGTAATATTTTCCTGTGTAATTGTGCCTTTATTCCTCGTCCTGATTCATTTCATCTTCCTGTCCATGCTCTTTCTCTTGCTCGTCAACAACACGTTGTTGTTCGGCAATAGCTTCAACATGTGCCACTTCACCGCGAAGTCCGCGACGACGCCTGTCTAATTCCTGTATAGCTCCCCCTCTTCCGTAGAGCAGGAGTACATCCCTGTCCATTATCTTTGTAGTAGCAACAGGTGCACCAATGTATTTCCCACCGGGTTTTTGTATTCCCAGAACAAGCAGGCCTTCATCAGCCAGTTTGGAATCTGCAAGAGTCTTTTCAGCCAGCCAGTCCTCAGGTGAGACTTCAAGCTCGGAAACCTGATAATCACCGCCAAGGTAGATCAGGCTTGCAGAATCGGATGTTTCAAGATCGGTCCATCGCCGAAGTGCAATCGTAATAAGTCGGGATAGTCTCTTGTCCACCCACGTACTTTTTGTTAGCAATAGAAGACATGTAAGACCGAGAATAATTACCAGTCCCTGTACTTCAATATTGTCAGAGCCGGCATTTGCAACTACCAGAATTGCTGATGCAATCACTGTAACAATTCCTGCATTTCCCACTAGCATTAGCAGCATAAGAATCCTGCGTCTTACCGGGTGATTCATCATTTTTTCGGATTCGGAAGTTGTAAATCCTGCTCCTGTCAGAGCTGAGCGCGCCTGAAACCGTGCGACTTCCCTTGAAATCCCGGTCAGGGTTAATGCAATCGTTGCGATACGTGTGATAATCAGTGAAATAATGATAATTGCAAATAATGTGATGAATGCTGCTAACATGGAACTCTGACCCGTTTTTAATCTGTTAATCCTTATTAAATTATTTTTCCCAGTTTAACTAAGTTAAACCGTAATTCCATTTTCTTCAATTTCCTCAGGGTATAAATCCTTAATGTGTTTCATAGTTTTCCAATTGTTTTTCAAATACATGTATATTATTTGTTTTATATTATTATTTCACAGGTCCGGTTATTATGGCATTGCTATTACAAGAGTTTATAAAAGTAGGTAACAATTAGAGTATCAGGTGATTTCATGAAAGTAATTTCAATTGATTCAGAAGCTTGCACCAGTTGTGGTACCTGTGTGGACGTATGTCCATTTGGGCTCATAGTTTCAGTCGATGATTCATCTGTGCCTTTTATGCCTGACGAAGTCGGGGATTTTTGTTCCGAATGCGGGCATTGCGAGGTATGTTGTCCCGAAGGGGCGATTTCAACGGAATTTAAACTTCCACGTGCCGGAATTTCAGGTTCTGCTTCATCGGCTATATCGCCGGAGCAGCTCGGCAATTATATGCTACATCGCCGTTCGGTACGTAATTACAGTGATAAAATAGTTGAAAAGGATAAGATTGAATCTATCCTTGATGTTGTAAGATATTCTCCTTCCGGCATGAACAATCAGCCAGTACACTGGACGATTATACACGATCCCGCAAAAGTCCGCAAACTTGTCAGCCTGACCATTGACTGGATGCGTGAAATTGCAGAAAGCGAGGAGGAACATCCTCTTAAAATGATAGTTTCCGAATTGATTTCATCTTATGAAATGGGAGGGGACCCTATCTGCAGAGGTGCACCTCATCTGGCAATTGCCCATGCTTCTTCCAAAAACCCTATGGCATACACTGATTCCATTATCGCCCTTTCATGGTTTGAGCTTTTAGCACCTTCATTTGATCTTGGAGCGTGCTGGGCAGGTTTTTTGCAGATAGCTGCAACTTCTTACCAGCCACTAATTGATGAATTGGATCTTCCAGAGGGGCATGCAGTACAACATGCAATGATGTTTGGTTATCCTGAGTACAAGGTACACAGGATTCCAGGAAGGCAGCCTTTGAGAATTAACTGGAAGTGAAATTTGGAATGAAGTCCACAGGCTTCATTTTTTCTTTTTCTCTTATTTTTTCACACACAGGTAGTCAGCCATAAAGTCGTCCTGATAGTCAACCAGTTTTATCTGGAAGCCGGCTCTTTCAAGCAAGCCCTCCATAACCCATTCAAAAGTAGAGAATTCTTCCCGGATATGTGTTTTTATTTCTTTTATTGTTTCTTCCCCGGCTTTTTCTGAGATAGCTTCCATAGCATCAAAAAGAAAGTTTTCATATTCATTCGTTTCAGGAGAATAAACCACATCTTTCAGGTAAAACTGTCCACCATCTTTGAGCATTGAATGAATGCGTTTTAATGCAATAATTTTCCAGAAATCGGGTAGATGATGCAGAACTAATTGGGAGACTACAGCATCAGCTTTTTCACCATCATGCTCATAAGTGAGAAAACCGGCATTATGAAACTCAATGTTTTCCACATTTCTTGACTTTGCTTTCCTATGTGCATATTTGATCATTTCATTGGAAATATCGATTGCAAAAACTTTCTGGCAGCGCTTTGCTATTTCAATGGAAAACTCGCCGGTACCACATCCAATTTCAATAACAAGGTAATTTGGTTTTATATGGAGTAATTCAAGGATATCTTTAGTTTCTTCCTTTACATCCCTCATTTTTTTCATATTCTCATCGTAGTTGATTACCTGTTCGATATCGGTGTAATCGACGCCAGCCTGTACAAACTCATCATAATACCAGTCTGGTTGATCCATTTATTATCTCCTCGATTGCAATCTTGTTTGATATCCAGTTTGTTTTGATGGTATCTTAGTTCTTTTGTCTGAAATGATAGGTTAAACTAGGAAAAGAACAAAATTATGGTTATTCAGGGGAAATGGAGGATTTGAATGTCAAAAGGAAAGGCAATTCAAAATGATATTCATCAAGCTCTTTTGGAACTGGATGAGGGTAGAGTCGAGCATCTTACTTCAGAGTACTTGCGTGCTGGATATGAAGTTACCAGTTTGCTACAGACAATGAGTAATGCCGTATCTGAAATTGGAGCAAAATTTGAAAATGGGGACTGTTATCTTCCACAGCTCATCAATTCTGTTGAAATAATGGAGAATACAATCAAACTGATACACGAAAAGCTTGCTGAATCAGATGAACTAGCTGAGGAAAAAGGAGTCCTTGTTATTGGAACTGTGAAGAACGATGTTCATGATCTGGGAAAAAACGTTACTTCCAGTATGCTTAGGATTGCTGGCTTTAGGGTAATCGATCTGGGCACGGATCTTCCTGCTCTCGACATTGTGGAAGACGCTCTTGAAAACGACGCGGATATCATTGCAATTTCATCTATGACGACAGTAACTATGCCGTGCCTTGCTGAAGTAATTGCAATTCTTGAAAACATGGGTGTAAGGAGCCGTTTCAAAGTACTGATTAGTGGAGCTCCGGTTACTCAGGAATATGCCGAACTGATTGGTGCGGATGCATATGTGAAATCTGCGGAAGAGGCGGTAGTAACTGCAAAGCGGCTGATGGGGAGATAAATTAATTATCTGAAATAGGAAACCCGCCAAAAATGAAAAGGGAGGTGGTACTCCTGGCGGGTTTGAATGGATGCTGCCTATAAAAATTCTGAGAGTTCCGCTATGGACAGATGTATCACAGCACATAATGATATGCATTTTTTTCCGTATAAAGATAACCCTCAGTAATTTCCAATCGTTCTGAAAAATAATTTTGATGAAATTACTTTATTTTCCACCATATGCCCTGACGTGATTCCATGCATTATGATATTTCTGAAAGGTATTTTTTTGTTCATACATCCGTATGTTTTCCCTCTGATATGTCTCCCTATCTTTTCCTATAGGACAAACCTTGATACAGATCCCGCATGGCGATATGTGCCGCTCCCGGAGTTTGGAACTGTATAAGGCACAGGCTTTTTTGTTTGTAATACCTTCCGGGTAGTCTTTTTCATCAAGGGCATTTACCGGACAATGTTTGACACACAGCATACATCTTGTGCAAAGTTCCTCATCAGCTATAGGATACGCTTCCAGCTTTGCCGTGGTAAGAATGGTTCCAAAACGTACCCTTGGACCATATTTCGATGTCAATAAGGTGTTATTTACTCCAAAGGTTCCCAACCCTGCAAGAAAAGCTGCATGGCGGTGTGAGAAGAATGCAATTGGTTTTTCCAGCAAAACATCGATAGATCCATATCCATCCCTGGGTATGAAGATAGATGGGTGACCCTTTTCCGTGAGAAAAATAGACAACCTGTAAGTGTATTGATCAAGAAGAGAGTTTATTGTCCTGTATAATTCGTGATAATAAATTGATGGTGTGGTTTCCAGAACAGGAAGATTAACAGGTAAGCCAATGACAATTGCAGACCTTGCTTCCGGATATATCGACCGGGGAAAAAACTCTTTCGGCATCCATGGATGGAAAGGCGGAGTCTCCCAGCTTTCCACACTGGCAACTCCCACGATGGGAATTTCCATCTCCCTGCATTTGTCCAGAAGAATTCTCTTCAGGTCTTTGTT
The window above is part of the Methanohalophilus levihalophilus genome. Proteins encoded here:
- a CDS encoding class II fumarate hydratase; translation: MARVEKDTLGNVEVPDDVYYGPQTTRAVENFRVSGQRLPPVFIKAQAAIKMASARANMETGKLEHLIGEAIYKAASEVREGKFDDQFVLDAFQSGAGTSQNMNANEVIANRALELLGFGKGRYDIINPNDHVNMSQSSNDTTHTAIHIAATETLANVLVPALRSLQKEIDSKSDEYMEIVKPGRTHLQDAVPVTLGQEFSGYSRMLKLGFQRLHRAMIDLKELNMGGTAVGTGLNTPPGFSNSAIREMKLITGIDFRLTENTFEATQGAGAILATSAALRDIAITLIKIANDLRLLSSGPRTGIGEIILPAVQPGSSIMPGKVNPVMAEMMNMVCFQVIGNDTTITMAAQGGQFELNVFTPVLAHNLLDSIKILSGGIDCFNERCIKGIEVNVKRCTELAESSLALGTSLAPKIGYEKAAEIAYEAHRNNKTVREIVENSELGITKEEAAELFDTLRMTGAKK
- a CDS encoding FTR1 family iron permease produces the protein MFTSFMITFREGLEAFLIIGIILAYLVQTGKLDLQKYVYSGAGVGIGLSAILAVLFNLLSIQFEGRNEEIFEGVVMLLAVAVITYVIVWMSREKHNIAANIEEKAKSTKAYGLFGLAFFSVFREGIETTLFLGAAATGTDGSQVLYGGLLGLGASLVLAYSVFKFSKHTHLSTFFNITTIFLILFAAGLAAHGVHELQEAGVIPIVIEHVWDMNNIIDENGLGGSILKSLFGYNGNPSLLEVFSYAGYYIALFAGLKGFGNRQEKVNYIEG
- a CDS encoding flavodoxin family protein, whose product is MKVLGIVGSPRKKGNTDILVQQVLDGAIEAGAEAEKIYINDLDFKGCQGCGFCNYQDHCKLEDDMTPVYDKIKEADGFVFGSPIYFAQFTGQMRLFLDRCYALSDADLKPRVEAGKKAILVGSQGFEDDSVYKGVFDEFAEQLLTYVGIEVKDIFIGADVNLPGEVRKNHELMDKAKAAGLELFK
- a CDS encoding YdeI/OmpD-associated family protein; protein product: MNTLEVESIKEWRNWLEANHSRKTEIWLIFYKKDTGKSRFSYTEALEEAICFGWIDSRVKKIDEEKYAERFTPRKEGSVWSEANKEIARNMIKQGKMTEAGFEKLGNALNEKPVPEKPITMPADMKKELMNYEKAWENFSAFAPSYQKNYIRWVLDAKREETRAKRIKSVVERARENKKPGVI
- a CDS encoding coiled-coil domain-containing protein; its protein translation is MRTIEKSFVTLVVLALLLFQPIAVSALTAGEAKQAWYDAKEATLEAQEEHRDAKLAWAENKTDENNEKVIETGKDSLNAALDEAEAWLVWKNLEVEENPEIPEDLKETIQEDVDTNLAKIDDLRAEVDEVENRLELGIVFLKMVGSYLELVSDVARNSGFVWVHIADEHAGTLEEYESELRMIADDMDDNDEIIEKLDMAKSEIEDARENIDNAEEEYEQVRLPGTPLVMFSNGNNYLRIARGNMITAHGHLNEAYTLIVRGA
- a CDS encoding TrkA C-terminal domain-containing protein, which produces MLAAFITLFAIIIISLIITRIATIALTLTGISREVARFQARSALTGAGFTTSESEKMMNHPVRRRILMLLMLVGNAGIVTVIASAILVVANAGSDNIEVQGLVIILGLTCLLLLTKSTWVDKRLSRLITIALRRWTDLETSDSASLIYLGGDYQVSELEVSPEDWLAEKTLADSKLADEGLLVLGIQKPGGKYIGAPVATTKIMDRDVLLLYGRGGAIQELDRRRRGLRGEVAHVEAIAEQQRVVDEQEKEHGQEDEMNQDEE
- a CDS encoding nitroreductase family protein, encoding MKVISIDSEACTSCGTCVDVCPFGLIVSVDDSSVPFMPDEVGDFCSECGHCEVCCPEGAISTEFKLPRAGISGSASSAISPEQLGNYMLHRRSVRNYSDKIVEKDKIESILDVVRYSPSGMNNQPVHWTIIHDPAKVRKLVSLTIDWMREIAESEEEHPLKMIVSELISSYEMGGDPICRGAPHLAIAHASSKNPMAYTDSIIALSWFELLAPSFDLGACWAGFLQIAATSYQPLIDELDLPEGHAVQHAMMFGYPEYKVHRIPGRQPLRINWK
- a CDS encoding class I SAM-dependent methyltransferase — its product is MDQPDWYYDEFVQAGVDYTDIEQVINYDENMKKMRDVKEETKDILELLHIKPNYLVIEIGCGTGEFSIEIAKRCQKVFAIDISNEMIKYAHRKAKSRNVENIEFHNAGFLTYEHDGEKADAVVSQLVLHHLPDFWKIIALKRIHSMLKDGGQFYLKDVVYSPETNEYENFLFDAMEAISEKAGEETIKEIKTHIREEFSTFEWVMEGLLERAGFQIKLVDYQDDFMADYLCVKK
- a CDS encoding cobalamin B12-binding domain-containing protein; translation: MSKGKAIQNDIHQALLELDEGRVEHLTSEYLRAGYEVTSLLQTMSNAVSEIGAKFENGDCYLPQLINSVEIMENTIKLIHEKLAESDELAEEKGVLVIGTVKNDVHDLGKNVTSSMLRIAGFRVIDLGTDLPALDIVEDALENDADIIAISSMTTVTMPCLAEVIAILENMGVRSRFKVLISGAPVTQEYAELIGADAYVKSAEEAVVTAKRLMGR
- a CDS encoding 4Fe-4S binding protein; its protein translation is MNKDLKRILLDKCREMEIPIVGVASVESWETPPFHPWMPKEFFPRSIYPEARSAIVIGLPVNLPVLETTPSIYYHELYRTINSLLDQYTYRLSIFLTEKGHPSIFIPRDGYGSIDVLLEKPIAFFSHRHAAFLAGLGTFGVNNTLLTSKYGPRVRFGTILTTAKLEAYPIADEELCTRCMLCVKHCPVNALDEKDYPEGITNKKACALYSSKLRERHISPCGICIKVCPIGKDRETYQRENIRMYEQKNTFQKYHNAWNHVRAYGGK